Part of the Candidatus Chlorohelix allophototropha genome, TTCAATTTTTTTGGGTTGCGTTCTCCTGAAATGGTGGAACATTCTTTTGAGGAGGATGGTTTTCTGCATTTCCAACGGGGGCGGTTGGTGGTGACGATACCGGAAGGAACGGTAGTCGGGATGGTCAGTTATCATCTGTTAACCTACGGACCAAACGACGGCAGCCGGGTTTATAACATCGGTATCACCTTGATGCAAGAGCAGCGCGGCAGGGGTTACGGCACAGAAGCGCAAAGCTTGTTGGCACATTATCTGTTGGCGACCTATCCGATTATGCGGGTAGAAGCTACCACCGATGTGGAGAATCTGCCGGAGCAACGTTCGCTGGAAAAAGCCGGGTTTACCCGTGAAGGTGTGCTGCGGAAGGCGCAATGGCGCAACGGGGAACACCGCGACATCGTAGTCTACAGCAAGTTGAGGGGCGAATAACGCTCGTTCCTTTTTCCCACAATCCGTTGGAGCAAGCATAGAGGCAAGTAGCAGTTTGGCAGGTTAGCTTACGGCTGTTATACTGGTTAGTGAATTAATTAACAAATAGATTTGAACTATAGATGAGGGATTGTAGTATGGGTGCAATTGACGAAGTTCTCA contains:
- a CDS encoding GNAT family N-acetyltransferase, with product MIIGEKINLRPYNREDVRQFAALTNDLSYSSEFNFFGLRSPEMVEHSFEEDGFLHFQRGRLVVTIPEGTVVGMVSYHLLTYGPNDGSRVYNIGITLMQEQRGRGYGTEAQSLLAHYLLATYPIMRVEATTDVENLPEQRSLEKAGFTREGVLRKAQWRNGEHRDIVVYSKLRGE